A part of Solicola gregarius genomic DNA contains:
- a CDS encoding glycosyl hydrolase — protein MHGKKLMRAAVPAVCVAIGLALSSGPVTSAAPAAAQRGSTAAETALSAAEFANPTNGFRPATRWWWQAPLSRDESVREINAIADAGFGEVEIAFSEGAWDTEDQRDNLQAVLEEADDLGVEVSMTMGASWPVQTPNTGEGSGFAAQEMQYGRVDVRGGRRFSGPVPEAFDTALFDQPAELVAATAARVTKRGPAAELLPEGERPQYGSPVRVPASSTVLDPTSLVDLTDRVEDGKVTWRAPKGDWILFGFWSRENGAHNTNPFDADAARAATEYLDTGQVGDTNADLLPDVGGDFFEDSLELNANSIFWTPRMAAEFEQRRGYRMGKYLPLMFAHGMSNYWVPNSEPTPDFELPDDEGSKVRSDYYRLLTDLYVDEHLAVFQDWADEYGMQFKTQAAYGQDLEPVRSFRELAQLGGQPETESLNAGDRFPVDIDNHTWRFALDHHRSSAAGVQQAGETSLTTELGAQFDYAYRVHLGDYQEMMDKGWATGVTKPFIHGYAYQSTDAPWPGKQRFGEFVSDSWNDRTFPQWSMWSDLNDYWARGTQVLETGGARADVAIYRDDFLTTTARGSNPDYDAPNRLFDTAALEKSGYIPQYVDPVGLAEKGVVGNGELFPDTVGYRGLIVDERAISADAARAIAKAARRGVAIVFVGSTPDEDTTYASGKAGDRAVRKAVASALRRPSVTRVETQADAARALARAGVRPRADWNDKHVLAQWREAGDTTYVYLYNPTDDRIDFTPSFAGTGVPTTMNLWDGTIDPIAQYRTRRGRTMVPTSLRPREATVIAIDSSARPRVHVTNKADDDLVADGGRILLRTRDDGRRTFRLSNGSKRTVTARTPDEPTASVGPDAWTLDVTTESPSGGENVTVDSLGELADWRTIAELQGESGVGTYSGTVDVPADWLADGAGVELGLGRVDGTAEVTVNGEEVGSQVVSGGSFDLSAALRPGENTIEVVVRTTLRNAVTTYNAASTKSQPYGLRGPVKIRPYAEVVVYDPRRQG, from the coding sequence ATGCACGGGAAGAAGCTGATGCGCGCCGCGGTCCCCGCCGTATGTGTCGCGATCGGGCTCGCGCTCTCGTCGGGGCCGGTCACGTCGGCGGCGCCGGCCGCCGCGCAACGCGGCAGCACGGCAGCCGAGACGGCCCTCTCCGCGGCCGAGTTCGCGAACCCCACGAACGGGTTCCGACCCGCCACCCGATGGTGGTGGCAGGCCCCGTTGAGTCGTGACGAGTCGGTACGCGAGATCAACGCGATCGCCGACGCCGGGTTCGGTGAGGTGGAGATCGCCTTCTCCGAAGGGGCCTGGGACACCGAGGATCAGCGCGACAACCTGCAAGCCGTCCTCGAGGAGGCCGACGACCTCGGCGTGGAGGTGTCGATGACGATGGGCGCCTCCTGGCCGGTCCAAACCCCCAATACGGGTGAGGGATCCGGCTTCGCGGCACAGGAGATGCAGTATGGGCGGGTGGACGTACGCGGTGGTCGACGCTTTTCGGGGCCGGTGCCCGAGGCGTTCGACACCGCACTGTTCGACCAGCCCGCGGAGCTGGTCGCGGCGACCGCTGCCAGGGTGACCAAGCGCGGTCCGGCGGCGGAGCTGCTTCCCGAGGGAGAACGGCCCCAGTACGGGAGCCCGGTGCGTGTGCCGGCGTCGTCCACGGTGCTCGACCCGACGTCGCTGGTCGACCTGACGGATCGGGTAGAGGACGGCAAGGTCACGTGGCGCGCGCCGAAGGGTGACTGGATCCTGTTCGGTTTCTGGTCGCGTGAGAACGGTGCGCACAACACCAACCCGTTCGATGCCGATGCCGCGCGGGCGGCGACCGAGTATCTCGACACCGGGCAGGTCGGCGATACGAACGCCGACCTGCTGCCGGACGTCGGCGGTGACTTCTTCGAGGACTCACTCGAGCTGAACGCCAACTCGATCTTCTGGACGCCGCGGATGGCGGCAGAGTTCGAGCAACGTCGTGGGTACAGGATGGGCAAGTACCTGCCGTTGATGTTCGCGCACGGCATGTCGAACTACTGGGTCCCGAACTCCGAGCCGACCCCCGACTTCGAGCTGCCGGATGACGAAGGCAGCAAGGTCCGGTCCGACTATTACCGACTGCTCACCGACCTGTACGTCGACGAGCACCTGGCGGTCTTCCAGGACTGGGCGGACGAGTACGGCATGCAGTTCAAGACGCAGGCGGCGTACGGTCAGGACCTCGAGCCGGTGCGCAGCTTCCGCGAGCTCGCCCAACTGGGCGGGCAGCCCGAGACCGAGTCGCTCAATGCCGGAGATCGGTTCCCGGTCGACATCGACAATCACACCTGGCGCTTCGCCCTCGACCACCACCGCAGCTCGGCGGCCGGCGTTCAGCAGGCGGGCGAGACGTCGTTGACGACCGAGCTCGGTGCTCAGTTCGACTATGCGTACCGAGTCCATCTCGGTGACTACCAGGAGATGATGGACAAGGGGTGGGCGACCGGTGTCACGAAGCCGTTCATCCACGGGTACGCGTACCAGTCGACGGATGCGCCCTGGCCCGGCAAACAGCGCTTCGGTGAGTTCGTCTCCGACAGCTGGAACGACCGGACGTTCCCGCAGTGGTCGATGTGGTCGGATCTCAACGACTATTGGGCGCGTGGCACACAGGTGCTCGAGACCGGTGGCGCGCGGGCGGACGTCGCGATCTACCGCGACGATTTCCTCACGACGACGGCACGCGGGTCCAACCCGGACTACGACGCACCGAACCGGCTGTTCGACACGGCAGCACTGGAGAAGAGCGGATACATCCCGCAGTACGTCGACCCCGTCGGCCTTGCGGAGAAGGGAGTTGTCGGCAACGGCGAGCTCTTCCCCGACACGGTGGGCTATCGCGGTCTGATCGTCGACGAGCGTGCCATCTCCGCCGACGCTGCGCGTGCGATCGCGAAGGCAGCACGCCGCGGAGTCGCGATCGTGTTCGTCGGCTCGACACCGGACGAAGACACCACATACGCGTCGGGCAAGGCCGGAGACCGCGCCGTACGCAAGGCCGTCGCGTCCGCGTTGAGGCGGCCGAGCGTGACGCGGGTGGAGACGCAGGCGGACGCGGCCCGGGCGTTGGCTCGTGCGGGCGTACGCCCGCGGGCCGACTGGAACGACAAGCACGTTCTCGCGCAGTGGCGCGAGGCGGGCGACACGACGTACGTCTACCTGTACAACCCCACCGACGACCGGATCGACTTCACGCCGTCGTTCGCTGGCACCGGAGTGCCAACGACGATGAACCTGTGGGACGGGACGATCGACCCGATCGCTCAGTACCGGACACGTCGCGGGCGCACGATGGTGCCGACCAGCCTGCGGCCGCGCGAGGCGACGGTGATCGCGATCGACTCGTCGGCACGTCCACGCGTCCACGTGACGAACAAGGCCGACGACGATCTCGTCGCGGACGGCGGCCGCATCCTGCTTCGTACGCGAGACGACGGCAGGCGCACGTTCCGGCTGTCGAACGGCTCGAAGCGGACCGTCACGGCGCGTACGCCGGATGAGCCGACCGCGTCGGTCGGACCCGACGCGTGGACGCTCGACGTGACCACCGAGTCACCGTCGGGCGGCGAGAACGTCACGGTCGATTCCCTCGGCGAGCTTGCCGACTGGCGGACGATTGCCGAGCTCCAGGGCGAGTCCGGAGTCGGGACGTACTCGGGCACGGTCGACGTGCCGGCCGACTGGCTGGCGGACGGAGCGGGCGTCGAGCTCGGTCTCGGTCGCGTCGACGGCACGGCGGAGGTGACGGTCAACGGTGAAGAGGTCGGCAGCCAGGTCGTGAGCGGTGGATCGTTCGATCTCAGTGCGGCGCTCCGGCCGGGAGAGAACACCATCGAGGTCGTCGTGCGTACGACGCTGCGCAATGCGGTCACGACGTACAACGCGGCGAGCACCAAGTCGCAGCCGTACGGACTGCGCGGTCCGGTGAAGATCCGGCCGTACGCCGAGGTGGTCGTCTACGACCCCCGCCGACAGGGGTGA
- a CDS encoding MFS transporter, producing the protein MTTHTPRPQEAKAQHRLLLPAVFLSLATVISAVTSLNVALPDLANDTGATQTQVSWVVDAYALVFAALLLIAGALGDRYGRRLALISGLVLFGAGSLAAMFASDVEVVIALRVVLGVGAALVMPATLSTITTVLDAERRQQAVAIWAGIAGASAVLGLLAAGTLLEWLSWESVFGLNVALAVVASVLVLRAVPESAERPDGRLDIVGGVLFAVAIGAVVYSIIEAPHEGWGSTETVSGLAIGVALLAVTIGWELRHPHPLLDPRLFAHRTFAASSLTITMQFLAFFGFMFLLMQYLQFVGDLSPLAAAASMLPFAVGMMGSARGSVKIIAHLGRARTVIVGLTILTGALFALSRLDSDVNYWLLFTALPFLGIGMGLSMTPSTSMLTEELPREQQGVASAVNDLSRELGGALGIALMGSILTDTLNDRIGTGGGMGEAAHLPGPMLAVAMDAFADGFSNALIVAAWIIAATLAIVVVLTRGGRSSHTDHDADRNAGAEVG; encoded by the coding sequence ATGACAACGCACACGCCACGTCCGCAGGAGGCCAAGGCGCAACACCGCCTGCTCCTTCCGGCCGTGTTCCTCTCCCTCGCCACGGTCATCTCGGCCGTGACCTCCCTCAACGTAGCTCTGCCCGACCTGGCGAACGACACCGGCGCCACCCAGACCCAGGTCTCCTGGGTCGTCGACGCGTACGCGCTCGTCTTCGCCGCCCTGCTGCTGATCGCCGGAGCACTCGGCGACCGGTACGGCCGACGGCTCGCCCTGATCTCCGGACTGGTCCTGTTCGGCGCCGGATCGCTCGCGGCGATGTTCGCCTCCGATGTCGAGGTCGTGATCGCCCTGCGCGTCGTCCTCGGTGTCGGCGCCGCGCTGGTGATGCCGGCGACGCTGTCGACCATCACGACGGTTCTCGATGCCGAGCGCCGCCAGCAGGCGGTCGCCATCTGGGCCGGCATCGCCGGCGCGAGCGCGGTGCTCGGGCTGCTCGCGGCAGGCACCCTGCTCGAGTGGCTTTCGTGGGAGTCGGTGTTCGGCCTCAACGTCGCCTTGGCCGTTGTCGCTTCGGTGCTCGTACTGCGGGCCGTGCCCGAGTCGGCCGAGCGACCGGACGGGCGGCTCGACATCGTCGGTGGCGTCCTGTTCGCCGTCGCCATCGGAGCCGTCGTCTACTCGATCATCGAGGCACCCCATGAGGGCTGGGGCTCCACCGAGACGGTCTCCGGGCTGGCGATCGGCGTCGCCCTGCTCGCCGTGACGATCGGGTGGGAGCTCCGCCATCCGCACCCGCTGCTCGATCCGCGGCTGTTTGCGCACCGTACGTTCGCGGCGAGCTCCCTGACGATCACGATGCAGTTCCTGGCGTTCTTCGGCTTCATGTTCCTGCTGATGCAGTACCTGCAGTTCGTCGGCGACCTCAGCCCGCTCGCCGCGGCCGCCAGCATGCTGCCGTTCGCGGTCGGCATGATGGGGTCGGCCCGCGGCTCGGTCAAGATCATTGCCCACCTCGGCCGGGCGCGTACGGTCATCGTCGGACTGACGATCCTGACCGGGGCGCTGTTCGCGCTGAGCAGGCTCGACAGCGACGTCAACTACTGGCTGCTGTTCACCGCGCTGCCGTTCTTGGGCATCGGCATGGGGCTGTCGATGACACCCTCGACCAGCATGCTCACCGAGGAGCTGCCCCGCGAGCAGCAGGGTGTCGCATCGGCGGTCAACGACCTGTCCCGCGAGCTCGGCGGCGCACTCGGCATCGCCCTGATGGGAAGCATCCTGACCGACACCCTGAACGACCGGATCGGCACCGGCGGCGGCATGGGCGAGGCCGCACATCTACCCGGCCCGATGCTCGCGGTCGCGATGGACGCCTTCGCCGACGGGTTCTCGAACGCGCTCATCGTCGCGGCCTGGATCATCGCCGCCACGTTGGCGATCGTCGTCGTCCTCACCCGCGGCGGGCGCTCGTCCCACACCGACCACGACGCGGACCGCAACGCCGGGGCCGAGGTCGGCTGA
- a CDS encoding TetR/AcrR family transcriptional regulator has product MMKISRVGRPRANAHVRDAILDAAHRQFNSVGYHAATLRAIAADAGVDAAMIAYYFGSKHALLGEVVELRADPASILAERIDAPLAELPRTVLAAVLAAWEAPEERPTLLVRVADDPALSRMLKEYVETELVGPITRRIEREGFGHAEAESRAIAFAVQLIGLVFARYVVVVGPIADASPDELTELIAPALDAVLSIDAPTA; this is encoded by the coding sequence ATGATGAAAATATCTCGTGTCGGGAGGCCGCGAGCAAACGCGCACGTACGCGACGCGATCCTCGACGCCGCGCACCGGCAGTTCAACTCCGTCGGGTATCACGCCGCCACGCTGCGGGCGATCGCCGCCGACGCGGGAGTCGACGCTGCGATGATCGCGTACTACTTCGGATCGAAGCACGCGCTCCTGGGCGAGGTCGTCGAGCTTCGGGCGGACCCGGCGAGCATCCTTGCCGAGCGGATCGACGCGCCGCTCGCCGAACTGCCGCGTACCGTCCTGGCCGCGGTGCTCGCGGCGTGGGAGGCACCTGAGGAGCGACCGACGCTGCTGGTGCGCGTCGCCGACGATCCGGCGCTGAGCCGGATGCTCAAGGAGTATGTGGAGACCGAGCTGGTCGGCCCGATCACGCGCCGCATCGAACGCGAGGGCTTCGGGCATGCGGAGGCCGAAAGCAGAGCGATCGCCTTCGCCGTCCAGCTCATCGGCCTCGTCTTCGCCAGGTACGTCGTCGTCGTCGGCCCGATCGCCGACGCGTCCCCGGACGAGCTGACCGAGCTGATCGCCCCCGCACTCGACGCTGTGCTGAGCATCGACGCACCGACGGCCTGA
- a CDS encoding ATP-dependent Clp protease proteolytic subunit encodes MAETAFDEQLTTRLQHERIVVLAGEVNDDIANRITGQLLLLSAEDPHRDISLYINSPGGSVSAGMSIYDTMQFIPNDVSTLAMGFAASMGQFLLCAGAPGKRFSMPHARIVMHQALGGIGGSTSDIKIQAANLVFTKKLMQRLIAEHTGQDVETIDRDGDRDHWFTAEEARDYGIVDRVVSRADDVALVAQRRHVGL; translated from the coding sequence ATGGCCGAGACCGCGTTCGACGAGCAGCTGACGACCCGACTCCAGCATGAGCGGATCGTCGTACTCGCGGGGGAAGTGAACGACGACATCGCGAACCGGATCACCGGGCAGCTACTGCTGCTGTCGGCCGAGGATCCTCACCGCGACATCTCCCTCTACATCAACAGTCCGGGCGGCTCGGTCAGCGCCGGGATGTCGATCTACGACACCATGCAGTTCATCCCCAACGACGTATCGACGCTGGCGATGGGGTTCGCGGCGAGCATGGGTCAGTTCCTCCTCTGCGCCGGCGCGCCCGGTAAGCGCTTCAGCATGCCGCACGCCCGGATCGTCATGCACCAGGCACTCGGCGGGATCGGCGGCAGTACGTCGGACATCAAGATCCAGGCCGCCAACCTCGTCTTCACGAAGAAGCTGATGCAGCGCCTCATCGCCGAGCACACCGGCCAGGATGTCGAGACCATCGATCGCGACGGCGACCGCGACCACTGGTTCACCGCCGAGGAGGCCCGCGACTACGGGATCGTCGACCGCGTGGTCAGCCGTGCGGACGATGTCGCGCTGGTCGCGCAGCGGCGGCACGTGGGGTTGTGA
- a CDS encoding helix-turn-helix domain-containing protein, with product MLRELLGDVLRRKRSERGRTLRDVADEARVSLAYISEVERGQKEASSEILGAVCRALDVTMLELVSEAHHELAIGGAASVPATGGAALALAA from the coding sequence CTGCTTCGCGAGCTCCTCGGAGATGTCCTGCGTCGGAAGAGATCCGAGCGCGGGCGTACGTTGCGCGACGTCGCCGACGAGGCCCGGGTCTCGCTCGCGTACATCTCCGAGGTGGAGCGCGGCCAGAAGGAGGCCTCGTCGGAGATCCTCGGCGCGGTCTGCCGGGCACTCGACGTCACGATGCTCGAGCTGGTCAGCGAGGCACACCACGAGCTCGCCATAGGCGGCGCCGCATCCGTACCGGCGACGGGTGGGGCCGCGCTGGCGCTCGCCGCCTGA
- a CDS encoding sensor histidine kinase yields the protein MDNVVVIGSAIVAIVAAALAIRWVVRSRRGLGSLTERVTHETLHTASLASPALRTGLDRASAERSLRHLRTLLGAPAAALTDTEEVLAWEGSPDLSAHAAELARRTVASGSTEVFGPADVLDAGQESLFGHAIAAPLNVDGVVVGAVLVVTDAPSAGLVRATTEVARWVSGQLELAELDKSRTALMEAELRALRAQISPHFVYNSLGAIASFVRTDPERARELLMEFADFTRYSFRRHGDYTTLAEELRSIERYLVLEKARFGDRLRVTVRVAPEVLSVPLPFLSIQPLVENAIRHGLEKKAGDGTIVVLAEDAGNECVVTIEDDGVGEQPDRMRRALAGGSDSESVGLGNVDQRLRTVYGDEYGIVIETAPGAGTKVTVRLPKYAHGIER from the coding sequence GTGGACAACGTCGTCGTGATCGGCTCGGCGATCGTCGCGATCGTGGCGGCGGCACTCGCGATCCGCTGGGTGGTGCGCTCGCGACGCGGGCTCGGGTCGCTCACCGAGCGCGTGACCCACGAGACGCTGCACACCGCCTCCCTCGCGTCGCCCGCGCTGCGTACCGGCCTCGACCGGGCGAGCGCAGAGCGGTCGCTGCGGCATCTGCGGACCCTGCTCGGTGCGCCGGCGGCCGCCCTGACCGACACCGAGGAGGTGCTGGCCTGGGAGGGATCGCCAGACCTGTCCGCCCACGCCGCCGAGCTCGCCCGGCGTACCGTCGCCTCGGGCTCGACCGAGGTGTTCGGGCCGGCGGACGTCCTCGACGCCGGCCAGGAGTCGCTGTTCGGCCACGCGATCGCCGCGCCACTGAACGTCGACGGCGTCGTCGTCGGGGCCGTACTCGTGGTGACCGACGCGCCGTCCGCCGGCCTCGTACGCGCGACGACCGAGGTCGCCCGCTGGGTGTCGGGCCAGCTGGAGCTCGCGGAGCTCGACAAGTCGCGCACGGCGTTGATGGAGGCGGAGCTGCGCGCCCTTCGCGCCCAGATCTCACCGCACTTCGTCTACAACTCGCTCGGCGCGATCGCGTCGTTCGTACGGACCGACCCCGAGCGTGCGCGGGAGCTGTTGATGGAGTTCGCGGACTTCACCCGCTACTCGTTCCGGCGCCACGGCGACTACACGACGCTCGCCGAGGAGCTGCGCTCCATCGAGCGCTACCTCGTGCTGGAGAAGGCGCGCTTCGGCGATCGGCTCCGGGTGACCGTACGCGTCGCGCCGGAGGTGCTGAGCGTGCCGCTGCCGTTCCTGTCCATCCAGCCGCTCGTCGAGAACGCCATCCGCCACGGGCTGGAGAAGAAGGCCGGCGACGGCACGATCGTCGTACTCGCCGAGGACGCCGGCAACGAATGCGTGGTGACGATCGAGGACGACGGTGTCGGCGAGCAACCCGACCGGATGCGCCGGGCGCTCGCGGGCGGCTCGGACAGCGAGTCCGTCGGCCTCGGCAACGTCGACCAACGGCTGCGCACCGTGTACGGCGACGAGTACGGCATCGTGATCGAGACCGCGCCGGGAGCGGGAACGAAGGTGACCGTGCGACTGCCGAAGTACGCGCACGGCATCGAGCGCTGA
- a CDS encoding class I SAM-dependent methyltransferase encodes MDHSLRVRRGRSFEGVADDYARARPGYPDRAVDSLLPAQRARVLELGAGTGKLTETLAARGHAVIATDPSGAMLRQLRAVLDVPAIEAGAERLPFRSESFDRVIAGQAFHWFDAERALPQIARVLRDGGELGLVWNTRDESIPWVRELTDLIGSEGSDFRWLYDGPLPSSELFGPLEREDFGMWQVLDLETLLALVRSRSYVATLADADRDALLDRVRELHVRHARGSDGLRLRYVTSCFRAPVNRAALPPEEPDEGDVVFRFR; translated from the coding sequence ATGGACCACTCGTTGCGCGTACGCCGCGGCCGCTCGTTCGAAGGCGTCGCCGACGACTACGCGAGGGCCCGCCCGGGCTATCCCGACCGCGCTGTCGACAGCCTGCTTCCCGCGCAGCGCGCACGAGTCCTCGAGCTCGGCGCCGGCACGGGCAAGCTCACCGAGACGCTCGCGGCGCGCGGGCACGCAGTCATCGCAACCGACCCGTCCGGGGCGATGCTGCGCCAGTTGCGCGCGGTCCTCGACGTACCGGCGATCGAGGCCGGAGCCGAGCGGCTTCCGTTCCGCTCCGAGTCGTTCGACCGGGTCATCGCCGGCCAGGCGTTCCACTGGTTCGACGCCGAGCGCGCGCTGCCGCAGATCGCCCGGGTGCTCCGCGACGGCGGTGAGCTCGGCCTGGTGTGGAACACCCGCGACGAGTCGATCCCGTGGGTCCGCGAGCTGACCGACCTGATCGGCAGCGAGGGGTCCGACTTCCGATGGCTGTACGACGGACCGTTGCCCTCCTCTGAGCTGTTCGGCCCGCTCGAACGCGAGGACTTCGGCATGTGGCAGGTGCTCGACCTCGAGACGCTGCTCGCGCTCGTCCGATCGCGCTCGTACGTCGCGACGCTCGCCGATGCCGATCGCGACGCGCTGCTCGATCGGGTGCGCGAGCTGCACGTACGGCATGCCCGTGGGTCCGACGGGCTACGCCTGCGATACGTGACGTCGTGCTTTCGCGCCCCGGTCAACCGCGCCGCGCTGCCGCCGGAGGAACCCGACGAGGGTGACGTCGTCTTCCGCTTCCGGTAG
- a CDS encoding Fic family protein, whose protein sequence is MPTDDFASASRLEGVPSAFAATRDGIDSLLRDRGLRRSSPDTTAESLLRGAAATAALEGSTYDVEALRAGEGDAVTLAAVRLSTELLGLVPVWERAPLQALARLHALVAAGRVDAADLGRPVHPAGAQRLHALAQQVVRPTEAPGLVVAALVHAEVAAAGAFCSDNPIVARAAERLVLVARGVDPASVTVPESGHAQAQGAYESARSAYEGGGQVGRQQWLLYAAEAFARGAEATPLENNPRA, encoded by the coding sequence GTGCCAACCGACGACTTCGCCAGTGCGAGCCGACTCGAGGGAGTCCCGTCCGCGTTCGCAGCCACCCGCGACGGAATCGACTCGCTGCTGCGAGACCGGGGTCTGCGGCGCAGCAGCCCCGACACCACGGCCGAGTCGCTGCTGCGTGGCGCCGCCGCGACCGCTGCGCTCGAGGGCAGTACGTACGACGTCGAGGCATTGCGCGCCGGGGAGGGTGACGCGGTCACCCTTGCCGCCGTACGCCTCTCGACCGAGCTGCTCGGTCTCGTACCCGTGTGGGAGCGGGCACCGCTGCAAGCGCTGGCGCGCCTGCACGCATTGGTCGCCGCTGGACGCGTCGATGCTGCGGATCTCGGTCGGCCGGTGCACCCGGCCGGTGCGCAGCGCCTCCACGCGCTCGCCCAGCAGGTCGTACGTCCGACAGAGGCGCCGGGCCTCGTCGTCGCCGCGCTCGTGCACGCCGAGGTGGCCGCCGCCGGTGCGTTCTGCTCCGACAACCCGATCGTCGCGCGTGCTGCCGAGCGGCTCGTACTCGTCGCGAGGGGTGTCGACCCGGCCTCGGTGACGGTGCCGGAGTCGGGGCATGCGCAAGCGCAGGGCGCGTACGAGAGTGCCCGGTCCGCGTACGAGGGCGGTGGCCAGGTCGGCCGCCAGCAGTGGCTGTTGTACGCGGCCGAGGCATTCGCGCGGGGAGCAGAGGCGACCCCGCTGGAGAACAACCCGCGCGCATAA
- a CDS encoding HAD family hydrolase: protein MSTSVAFFDLDKTIIAKSSTLAFSKPFFAGGLINRRSVLRSAYAQFVFALSGADADQMAKMRAYLTELCAGWDVQTVRDIVAETLHTIVDPLVYAEAVDLIALHHAAGRDVVIVSASGTEVVEPIGTLLGADRVIATRLVEEGGRYTGEIEFYAYGDGKADAMRELAAECGYDLATSYAYSDSETDIPMLQAVGHAYAVNPDKVLRRAAETNGWSILEFARPVALRPKMPLRSTPSRIAAGAFVAGALTAGLVAHQVRKRLVK, encoded by the coding sequence GTGAGTACGTCGGTAGCGTTCTTCGACTTGGACAAGACGATCATCGCCAAGTCGAGCACGCTCGCGTTCAGCAAGCCGTTCTTCGCCGGTGGCCTGATCAACCGGCGGTCGGTGCTACGCAGCGCGTACGCGCAGTTCGTGTTCGCATTGAGCGGCGCCGACGCCGACCAGATGGCGAAGATGCGCGCGTACCTCACCGAGCTGTGCGCCGGATGGGACGTCCAGACCGTGCGCGACATCGTCGCCGAGACGCTGCACACCATCGTCGACCCGCTCGTGTACGCCGAGGCGGTCGACCTGATCGCTCTCCACCACGCGGCCGGCCGCGATGTCGTCATCGTCTCGGCCTCCGGCACCGAGGTGGTCGAGCCGATCGGCACCCTGCTCGGCGCCGACCGCGTGATCGCGACCCGGCTCGTCGAGGAGGGCGGCCGATACACCGGCGAGATCGAGTTCTACGCGTACGGCGACGGCAAGGCCGACGCCATGCGCGAACTCGCGGCAGAGTGTGGCTACGACCTCGCGACGTCGTACGCGTACTCCGACTCCGAGACCGACATCCCGATGCTCCAGGCGGTCGGCCACGCATATGCCGTCAATCCCGACAAGGTTCTGCGGCGCGCGGCCGAGACGAACGGCTGGTCGATCCTCGAGTTCGCACGTCCCGTCGCGCTGCGCCCGAAGATGCCGCTGCGGTCGACCCCTTCGCGGATTGCCGCCGGCGCGTTCGTGGCCGGCGCGCTCACTGCCGGCCTCGTCGCACATCAGGTTCGAAAGCGTCTTGTGAAGTGA